From a single Pseudomonas cremoricolorata genomic region:
- a CDS encoding methionine synthase, giving the protein MTKLLPTSTAGSLPKPIWLAEPETLWSPWKLEGDALVEGKQDALRVSLREQQQAGIDIVSDGEQTRQHFVTTFIEHLSGVDFAQRETVRIRDRYDASVPTVVGPVARQKPVFVEDAKFLRAQTSQPIKWALPGPMTMIDTLYDAHYKSREKLAWEFAKILNQEAKELEAAGVDIIQFDEPAFNVFFDEVNQWGIATLERAIEGLKCETAVHICYGYGIKANTDWKKTLGSEWRQYEQAFPKLQQSSIDIISLECHNSHVPMDLLELIRGKKVMVGAIDVANHTVETPEEVAATLRKALQFVDADKLYPCTNCGMAPLPREVARGKLNALSAGAEIVRRELSNR; this is encoded by the coding sequence ATGACAAAGTTACTCCCCACCTCCACCGCCGGTAGCCTGCCCAAACCCATCTGGCTGGCCGAGCCGGAAACCCTCTGGTCGCCCTGGAAGTTGGAAGGCGATGCACTTGTGGAAGGCAAGCAAGATGCCTTGCGCGTATCGCTGCGTGAACAGCAGCAGGCGGGTATCGATATCGTCAGCGACGGTGAACAGACCCGTCAGCATTTCGTTACCACTTTCATCGAGCACCTGAGCGGCGTCGACTTTGCCCAGCGCGAAACGGTGCGTATTCGTGATCGTTACGACGCCAGTGTGCCCACCGTGGTTGGCCCGGTGGCGCGGCAGAAGCCGGTCTTCGTCGAAGATGCCAAGTTCCTCCGCGCACAGACCTCGCAGCCGATCAAGTGGGCGCTGCCTGGCCCGATGACCATGATCGACACCCTGTACGACGCGCACTACAAGAGCCGGGAAAAGTTGGCCTGGGAGTTCGCCAAGATTCTCAACCAGGAGGCCAAGGAGCTGGAAGCGGCGGGTGTCGACATCATTCAGTTCGATGAGCCGGCATTCAATGTGTTCTTCGATGAAGTCAACCAGTGGGGCATTGCCACACTGGAGCGGGCTATCGAAGGGCTGAAGTGCGAAACCGCTGTGCACATTTGCTATGGCTACGGCATCAAGGCCAACACCGACTGGAAAAAGACCCTGGGTTCGGAGTGGCGTCAGTACGAACAGGCGTTCCCGAAACTGCAACAGTCGAGCATCGATATCATTTCGCTGGAGTGCCATAACTCCCACGTGCCGATGGACTTGCTGGAGTTGATTCGCGGCAAGAAGGTCATGGTCGGCGCGATCGACGTCGCCAACCATACGGTGGAAACTCCGGAAGAAGTGGCCGCCACCTTGCGCAAGGCGCTGCAGTTCGTCGACGCCGACAAGTTGTACCCGTGCACCAACTGCGGCATGGCACCGCTGCCGCGTGAGGTAGCCCGTGGCAAGCTCAACGCCTTGAGTGCGGGTGCCGAGATCGTGCGGCGTGAGTTGTCGAATCGGTAG
- a CDS encoding FecR domain-containing protein, producing the protein MSGKPSLQTLEAAASWYVTLCEQGDAAREAHRQWLQSDPAHALAWARVARLQATLGGLEGGIAKAALNGAQAQRRQVLKVLALLLAAGGSAALGLPYSPWRNTLADLHTGVGERRHVILADGSRLVLNTDTALDVQFDAQQRQLRLRRGEVLIETAADSRPFRVQTAAGSLQALGTRFMVRSDEAGTQLSVFEHAVQVSPLAAAELRVEAGQRLLFSATQVQPVLALAAGGDAWLRGQLIVADWRLDAFIAELARYRPGRLVCDEQAAGLRISGIFQVDDSDAVLANLSGTLPIRVRWISRWWGRVERLQPVA; encoded by the coding sequence GTGTCTGGCAAACCGAGCCTGCAGACCCTGGAAGCGGCGGCCTCGTGGTACGTGACCCTGTGCGAGCAGGGCGATGCGGCTCGCGAAGCGCATCGTCAGTGGCTGCAAAGCGACCCGGCGCATGCCTTGGCCTGGGCGCGGGTGGCGCGCTTGCAGGCGACCCTTGGCGGCCTCGAGGGCGGCATTGCCAAGGCCGCGCTGAACGGCGCCCAGGCCCAGCGCCGGCAGGTGCTCAAGGTACTGGCGCTGCTGCTGGCCGCTGGTGGCAGCGCGGCGCTGGGCTTGCCGTACTCACCGTGGCGCAACACCCTGGCCGACCTGCACACCGGGGTCGGTGAGCGACGCCACGTGATCCTGGCCGATGGCTCGCGGCTGGTGCTCAACACCGACACGGCGCTGGATGTGCAGTTCGACGCGCAGCAGCGCCAGTTGCGCCTGCGCCGGGGCGAGGTGTTGATCGAAACCGCTGCCGATTCACGACCGTTTCGGGTGCAGACTGCGGCCGGCAGCCTGCAAGCGCTGGGCACGCGCTTCATGGTGCGCAGCGATGAGGCCGGCACCCAGCTCAGCGTGTTCGAGCATGCCGTGCAGGTCAGCCCATTGGCCGCCGCAGAGCTGCGGGTCGAGGCCGGTCAGCGCCTCCTATTCAGCGCTACGCAGGTGCAACCGGTGCTGGCGCTGGCGGCCGGCGGCGATGCCTGGCTGCGCGGGCAGTTGATCGTCGCGGACTGGCGTCTGGATGCGTTCATCGCCGAACTTGCGCGTTATCGACCGGGGCGACTGGTGTGCGATGAGCAGGCGGCGGGGCTGCGTATTTCCGGGATATTCCAGGTCGACGACAGCGACGCGGTGCTGGCCAACCTCAGTGGCACCTTGCCGATACGGGTGCGCTGGATCAGCCGCTGGTGGGGGCGGGTCGAGCGGCTGCAGCCGGTGGCCTGA
- a CDS encoding FecR family protein translates to MPEAINDAVLREAANWLVQLDGSSDAQLQARFHAWLSQSPAHAAAAARLQGQLGALYTLPAHAARNALRQAPRTPRPGRVKALALALALLPAAWFATNSYQQGYLFADLSTRSGHWLERELDDGSQLYLDGDSAVDVKFDGGERRVQLLRGEVLVEVAKDPRPLRVVTPHGSVRALGTRFTVERQDDATLVTMLESTTAIDSGGRTLQLTANQRIRLSPEGPGTVEPVQAQPLEHAWHAHQLLAVDQPLNEVLTRLARHYPGVLLADRAALLDLRVTVMLPLDDPRQALRLLQRTLPIEVSQYTPWITRVSLKSAAVGK, encoded by the coding sequence ATGCCTGAGGCGATCAACGACGCGGTCCTACGCGAAGCCGCGAACTGGCTGGTGCAACTGGACGGTTCCAGCGATGCTCAATTACAGGCGCGTTTTCACGCCTGGCTAAGCCAATCGCCAGCCCACGCTGCCGCTGCAGCTCGTTTGCAAGGCCAGCTCGGCGCACTGTACACGCTGCCTGCACACGCCGCCCGCAACGCCTTGCGCCAGGCGCCGCGAACGCCACGCCCGGGGCGCGTGAAAGCACTGGCACTGGCCCTGGCGTTGTTGCCCGCCGCTTGGTTCGCTACCAACTCGTATCAACAGGGCTACTTATTCGCCGACCTCAGCACCCGCAGCGGCCATTGGCTGGAGCGCGAACTGGACGACGGTAGCCAACTGTATCTGGATGGCGACTCGGCGGTGGATGTGAAGTTCGATGGCGGCGAGCGACGTGTCCAGCTACTACGCGGTGAAGTACTGGTAGAGGTCGCCAAGGACCCGCGCCCGTTGCGCGTGGTGACCCCGCACGGCAGCGTGCGTGCGCTGGGCACCCGCTTCACGGTCGAGCGCCAGGACGACGCTACCCTGGTGACCATGCTCGAGTCGACTACTGCCATCGATAGCGGCGGACGCACCCTGCAACTGACCGCCAATCAGCGCATTCGCCTGAGCCCCGAAGGCCCCGGTACGGTCGAACCGGTGCAGGCGCAGCCACTCGAACACGCCTGGCACGCGCACCAGTTGCTGGCGGTCGATCAGCCGCTGAATGAAGTGCTGACGCGCCTGGCCCGGCACTACCCGGGCGTGCTGCTGGCCGATCGCGCTGCGTTGCTGGACCTGCGAGTCACGGTGATGCTTCCGCTGGACGATCCGCGCCAGGCACTGCGCCTGCTGCAACGCACCTTGCCCATCGAAGTCAGCCAGTACACGCCGTGGATTACCCGGGTTTCGCTCAAATCTGCAGCGGTGGGTAAATAA
- a CDS encoding sigma-70 family RNA polymerase sigma factor, with the protein MSDAIERLALQRLYSDHHGWLHRWLRGKLGCREQAADLAQDTFVRVMTQRRFDDLRQPRAYLTTVARSLLIDLYRRRSLEQAYLAALAAQPEALDISPQTRSIILETLLQIDTMLDGLCPRAREIFLLAQLDGLSFVEIGRRLGLSSNTVRKHFIRAMAQCLLLVED; encoded by the coding sequence ATGTCCGACGCCATTGAACGACTCGCCCTACAGCGGCTGTACAGCGACCACCATGGTTGGCTGCACCGCTGGCTGCGCGGCAAGCTCGGTTGCCGCGAGCAGGCGGCGGACCTGGCCCAGGACACTTTCGTTCGGGTGATGACCCAGCGCCGCTTCGACGACCTGCGCCAGCCGCGGGCCTACCTGACCACCGTCGCCCGCAGCCTGCTGATCGACCTGTACCGCCGCCGTTCTTTGGAACAGGCCTACCTGGCGGCCCTGGCGGCGCAGCCCGAAGCGCTGGACATCTCGCCGCAGACGCGCAGCATCATCCTCGAGACGCTACTGCAGATCGATACGATGCTCGACGGGCTGTGCCCGCGGGCGCGGGAGATTTTCCTCCTGGCGCAGTTGGATGGCCTGAGTTTCGTCGAGATCGGTCGGCGTCTGGGGTTGTCGAGCAATACCGTGCGCAAGCACTTCATCCGCGCCATGGCCCAGTGCCTGTTGCTGGTCGAGGACTGA
- a CDS encoding thermostable hemolysin produces MPCHFRYLPAALRVVSAHGETLSVARVQPATPSRLACETFIAERFRCAHGAQISQFMPELFAVTDADGALHAVAGARLATNTTLFLEQYLDAPIERLVSERMQGLVRRSSIVEIGNLAAADTGSARLSIVVLTYLLASAGLEWVTFTGAATLTNSFHRLGLEPQALCLADPLRLGEQRHAWGRYYQQQPQVQVGNIRAGFAHLREAGIFARLGLDAEGGQVSHVA; encoded by the coding sequence ATGCCCTGTCACTTTCGTTACCTGCCTGCCGCCTTGCGCGTGGTGTCCGCCCACGGCGAGACGCTCAGTGTTGCCCGGGTGCAACCGGCAACACCGTCGCGCCTGGCTTGCGAAACCTTCATCGCCGAGCGCTTCCGCTGCGCCCACGGCGCGCAGATCAGCCAGTTCATGCCCGAGCTGTTTGCCGTCACCGATGCAGACGGCGCACTGCATGCGGTAGCCGGTGCGCGGTTGGCCACGAATACGACGCTGTTTCTCGAACAGTATCTGGACGCGCCCATCGAGCGGCTGGTCAGTGAGCGCATGCAAGGCTTGGTGCGCCGCAGCAGCATTGTCGAGATCGGCAACCTGGCCGCCGCCGACACGGGCAGTGCGCGCCTGAGCATCGTCGTCCTGACCTACCTTCTGGCCAGCGCCGGGCTGGAGTGGGTGACTTTCACCGGCGCCGCCACCCTCACCAACAGCTTTCATCGCCTGGGCCTCGAACCCCAGGCGCTGTGCCTGGCCGACCCGCTGCGCCTGGGCGAACAGCGCCACGCCTGGGGTCGTTATTACCAGCAGCAGCCGCAGGTGCAGGTGGGCAACATTCGCGCCGGTTTCGCCCATTTGCGCGAGGCTGGCATTTTCGCCCGGCTGGGCCTGGACGCCGAAGGCGGGCAGGTGAGCCATGTCGCCTGA
- a CDS encoding TonB-dependent siderophore receptor encodes MSGTTAPRHARFRALPLALSTALVASAVSFSAVSVPAWAQTQQSEYRFAIPAGPLEDALSAYGSQVKASISYEPGLSRGRTSPGVQGVFSAQAALDRLLQGTGLQAVAHGSASYTLLAQDSSDTALQLGATTVDGLSDTLGNVSEGSRSYTVGQVSVGKAPQSIKETPQAVSVMTRQRLQDQQLTTLGKTLQQTTGITEFQGSMTSAVYLSRGFEVTNFRLDGGATLRHAAWMEMDTAIYDHVEVLRGADGLFAGAGEPGGTVNLVRKRPTATPQASVMLSAGSWDNYRQELDVSGPLAFDGRLRGRLVAVNQDRNSFIDYAGAKRKLVYGVLEADLDDATTLYGGMTHDNLRGSDQDYGLPRYATGEDLKLPRSTYLAGATDVRYLTNNTYFLHVDRQLSDAWTLSLDTQYNRQREYRNDYNFNGAVDPQTGGGVFAEGGTQHFPKTEKAIDVSLKGTFEWFGLEHGLTAGWNWTDSKGRDDTASSGDVVVDDIFNFDPKDYPSNKGRSSPFGYLTQNTKTDGVYGALRLQLAEPLHWFIGGSLNNYHYSYDNLTYATGKSTPNKVEDTRVFLPYSGLTYDLTPEWTAYTSVAEIYKSQSDRYTGPPGGGTSLDPITGRNYELGIKGELLGGRLNTYAAVYYTQRNGSALRDPRYPYSSNSTTGTSCCYTDDGEVVSKGLDFEVSGELAERLEATFGYTYNHNENKVSGAAYNSLTPRHLAKLFATYQLPGVLSQLKVGGGVTAQSASYVSGSALLRDANGGLTGDSVDYRFSQAGYALWNAFAHYQLDEHWSVAGNLDNLFDKHYYSTVGYSDYGNFYGTPRNFTVSLRGEF; translated from the coding sequence ATGTCAGGCACCACCGCACCCCGTCACGCTCGCTTTCGCGCCTTGCCGCTGGCGCTCAGCACCGCCCTTGTCGCCAGTGCTGTCTCGTTCAGCGCGGTCAGCGTACCGGCCTGGGCGCAGACGCAGCAGAGCGAGTACCGCTTCGCCATTCCCGCTGGGCCGCTGGAAGATGCGTTGTCAGCCTATGGCAGTCAGGTCAAGGCAAGCATTTCCTACGAGCCGGGGCTGAGCCGTGGCCGCACCTCGCCGGGCGTGCAGGGCGTGTTCAGCGCGCAGGCGGCGCTCGATCGCCTGTTGCAAGGCACCGGGCTGCAAGCCGTCGCCCATGGTAGCGCCAGCTACACCTTGCTGGCCCAGGACAGCAGCGACACCGCGCTGCAACTGGGCGCGACCACGGTCGACGGGTTGAGCGATACGCTGGGCAACGTCAGTGAGGGCAGCCGTTCCTACACCGTGGGCCAGGTGTCGGTCGGCAAGGCGCCGCAGTCGATCAAGGAAACCCCGCAGGCGGTCAGTGTCATGACCCGCCAGCGCCTGCAGGACCAACAGCTCACCACCCTTGGCAAAACCCTGCAGCAGACCACCGGCATCACCGAATTCCAAGGCAGCATGACCAGCGCCGTTTACCTCTCGCGCGGCTTCGAGGTGACCAACTTCCGCCTCGACGGCGGCGCCACCCTGCGCCATGCCGCGTGGATGGAGATGGACACGGCCATCTACGACCATGTGGAGGTGCTGCGCGGCGCCGATGGCCTGTTCGCCGGCGCCGGTGAGCCGGGCGGCACCGTCAACCTGGTGCGCAAACGGCCCACGGCAACGCCCCAGGCCAGTGTCATGCTCTCGGCCGGCAGTTGGGACAACTACCGCCAGGAGCTGGACGTCAGCGGCCCGCTGGCCTTCGATGGCCGCCTGCGCGGGCGGCTGGTGGCGGTGAACCAGGACCGCAACAGCTTCATCGACTACGCCGGGGCCAAGCGCAAGCTGGTGTATGGCGTGCTCGAAGCCGACCTCGACGACGCCACCACGCTGTACGGCGGCATGACCCACGACAACCTGCGCGGCAGCGACCAGGATTACGGCCTGCCGCGTTATGCCACCGGCGAAGACCTCAAGCTGCCACGCAGCACCTACCTGGCCGGAGCGACCGATGTGCGCTACCTGACCAACAACACCTATTTCCTGCACGTGGACCGCCAGCTGAGCGACGCCTGGACCCTGAGCCTGGACACCCAGTACAACCGCCAGCGTGAGTACCGTAACGACTACAACTTCAACGGTGCCGTCGACCCGCAGACCGGCGGCGGGGTCTTCGCTGAAGGTGGCACGCAGCATTTCCCGAAAACCGAGAAGGCCATCGATGTCTCGCTCAAGGGCACGTTCGAGTGGTTCGGCCTGGAGCATGGCCTGACCGCCGGGTGGAACTGGACCGACAGCAAGGGCCGGGACGATACCGCCAGCAGCGGTGATGTCGTGGTCGACGACATCTTCAACTTCGACCCCAAGGATTACCCCTCCAACAAGGGGCGTTCGAGCCCGTTCGGTTACCTGACCCAGAACACCAAGACCGACGGCGTTTACGGCGCGTTGCGCCTGCAATTGGCCGAGCCTTTGCACTGGTTCATTGGCGGCAGCCTGAACAACTACCACTACAGCTACGACAACCTGACCTATGCCACTGGTAAAAGTACGCCGAACAAGGTCGAAGACACTCGGGTGTTTCTGCCCTACAGCGGCCTGACCTACGACCTGACCCCGGAGTGGACCGCCTACACCAGCGTGGCGGAAATCTACAAATCCCAGTCCGATCGCTACACCGGCCCACCCGGCGGTGGCACCTCGCTCGACCCGATCACCGGACGCAACTATGAACTGGGCATCAAGGGTGAACTGCTCGGCGGGCGTCTCAACACCTATGCCGCGGTGTACTACACCCAGCGCAACGGCTCGGCTTTGCGCGATCCGCGTTACCCGTATAGCTCCAACTCCACCACCGGCACCAGCTGCTGCTACACCGACGATGGCGAGGTGGTGAGCAAAGGCCTGGACTTCGAGGTCAGCGGTGAACTGGCCGAACGCCTCGAAGCCACCTTCGGCTACACCTACAACCACAACGAAAACAAGGTGTCCGGCGCAGCCTACAACTCGCTGACCCCGCGGCACCTGGCCAAGCTGTTCGCCACCTACCAGTTGCCAGGGGTGCTGTCGCAGCTCAAGGTCGGCGGCGGCGTCACCGCGCAAAGCGCCAGCTATGTGTCGGGCAGTGCCTTGCTGCGCGATGCCAACGGTGGCCTGACCGGTGACAGCGTCGACTACCGCTTCTCCCAGGCCGGCTACGCGCTGTGGAACGCCTTTGCCCACTACCAACTGGACGAGCACTGGAGCGTGGCCGGCAACCTGGACAACCTGTTCGACAAGCACTACTACTCCACCGTCGGTTACTCGGACTACGGCAACTTCTACGGCACCCCGCGCAACTTCACCGTCAGTCTGCGCGGCGAATTCTGA
- a CDS encoding MFS transporter yields MHTVIFDSPLPNRSKAWLGLCSILLVVLLVAMDGSVLYLAMPRLSAALSPTAEQSLWMLDSYGLVVGSLLIAFGNLGDRYGRLRLMMAGALLFGLASLGAAMVNTPLQLIICRALMGVGGATLLPSGLAIVSELFPDPRQRAQAIGLFAATFAAGFALGPLIGGMLLQHFAWGAVFLINLPVVLAFLLLAPWLLREVRQGGQTRLDGASLVLSFVGILLFIYALKSTAAEGLALVPTVCGVLGALALVMFLRRQTRLAMPLLDVALFRDRRFALAIVTGLLSLVVWSASGYLGGVYLQAVLGHDVFTAALLTLPGAAVLTLSCVGSARIVERVGHKAALVATHVLIGAGALLLLLVRADGGVGVWIASGMIAGIGYGLSFSLVADIAVSAVPSERAGAAGSIAETSNELGNALGIALLGSLAALVFRLQGPGKAGTLSETLAYAGLNDVQAWQAKVAFVQGLHWAMAVGGVVTLGVAVLAWRWLPRNLGR; encoded by the coding sequence ATGCACACCGTCATCTTCGATTCCCCTCTACCGAACCGCAGCAAGGCCTGGCTGGGGCTGTGCTCGATTCTGCTGGTCGTTTTACTGGTGGCCATGGACGGTTCGGTGCTGTACCTGGCGATGCCACGGCTCAGTGCCGCACTGTCGCCCACTGCCGAGCAAAGCCTGTGGATGCTCGACAGCTATGGCCTGGTGGTCGGCTCGCTGCTGATCGCCTTCGGCAACCTGGGCGACCGTTATGGCCGGCTCCGGCTGATGATGGCCGGAGCGCTGTTGTTTGGCCTGGCATCGCTAGGAGCCGCGATGGTCAATACCCCGCTGCAACTGATCATCTGCCGTGCGCTGATGGGGGTCGGCGGCGCCACCTTGTTGCCTTCAGGGCTGGCCATCGTCAGCGAGTTGTTTCCCGACCCGCGCCAGCGTGCCCAGGCCATTGGCCTGTTCGCCGCAACCTTCGCCGCCGGCTTCGCGCTCGGCCCGCTGATCGGCGGCATGCTGTTGCAGCATTTTGCCTGGGGCGCGGTATTTCTGATCAACCTGCCGGTGGTACTGGCCTTCCTGCTGCTGGCCCCGTGGTTGCTGCGCGAAGTGCGTCAGGGCGGTCAAACCCGCCTTGACGGAGCGAGCCTGGTGTTGTCGTTCGTCGGCATTTTGTTGTTCATCTACGCCTTGAAAAGCACCGCCGCCGAGGGCCTGGCGCTTGTGCCCACGGTTTGCGGCGTGCTGGGCGCGCTGGCGCTGGTGATGTTTCTGCGGCGGCAAACGCGCCTGGCGATGCCATTGCTCGACGTGGCGTTGTTCCGCGACCGGCGCTTCGCCCTGGCCATCGTCACGGGTCTGTTGTCACTGGTGGTGTGGTCGGCGTCGGGCTACCTGGGCGGTGTCTATCTGCAAGCGGTGCTGGGGCATGATGTCTTCACGGCCGCGCTACTGACGCTGCCGGGCGCTGCGGTGCTGACGCTCAGTTGCGTCGGTAGCGCGCGTATCGTCGAGCGCGTTGGACACAAAGCAGCGCTGGTCGCCACCCATGTCCTGATCGGTGCCGGCGCGTTGCTGCTGCTGTTGGTCCGCGCCGACGGCGGCGTGGGCGTGTGGATCGCCTCTGGGATGATTGCGGGCATCGGCTACGGCCTGTCATTCAGCCTGGTGGCCGACATCGCCGTCTCTGCCGTGCCCAGTGAACGCGCGGGCGCCGCAGGGTCGATCGCCGAAACCAGCAACGAATTGGGTAACGCCCTGGGCATCGCTTTGCTGGGTTCATTGGCCGCCTTGGTGTTTCGCCTGCAAGGCCCAGGCAAGGCCGGCACACTGAGCGAAACCCTGGCCTACGCCGGGCTGAATGACGTGCAGGCCTGGCAGGCGAAAGTCGCCTTTGTGCAAGGGCTGCACTGGGCAATGGCAGTCGGCGGGGTGGTGACGCTGGGCGTCGCGGTGCTGGCCTGGCGCTGGTTGCCGCGAAACCTGGGTCGCTGA
- a CDS encoding DUF1852 domain-containing protein has translation MSSEFTFAIKRIAFDEHYQPSGNTRITTNFANLARGADRQNNLRNTLRMINNRFNALANWDNPEANRYSVELDIVSVEMKVAAGSLEHQLPLIEILKTAVIDHRTGERIDGMVGNNFSSYVRDYDFSIVLPAHHQAQSALPVPEDFGVLHGKLFKSFVESEAYRAHFHKAPVICLSVSSTKTYHRTDNHHPVLGVEYRQDEYSLTDDYFREMGLTVRYFMPPGSVAPLAFYFSGDLLGDYTALELISTISTMDTFQKIYRPEIYNANSAAAASYQPSLRHEDYSLTRIVYDREERSRLATEQGRFAEEHFIKPYGPVLQQWAANYAR, from the coding sequence ATGAGCAGTGAGTTCACTTTCGCCATCAAACGCATTGCCTTCGATGAGCATTACCAGCCATCGGGCAATACGCGTATCACCACCAACTTCGCCAACCTGGCGCGGGGCGCTGATCGGCAGAACAATCTGCGCAACACCCTGCGCATGATCAACAACCGCTTCAACGCCCTGGCCAACTGGGACAACCCCGAGGCGAATCGTTATTCGGTCGAGCTGGACATCGTTTCGGTGGAAATGAAAGTGGCCGCAGGCAGCCTCGAGCATCAACTGCCGCTGATCGAAATCCTTAAGACCGCAGTGATCGATCACCGCACTGGCGAGCGCATTGACGGCATGGTCGGCAACAACTTCTCATCGTACGTGCGCGATTACGATTTCAGCATCGTACTGCCTGCGCACCATCAAGCGCAGTCGGCGTTGCCGGTGCCGGAAGACTTTGGTGTGTTGCATGGCAAGTTGTTCAAGTCGTTCGTCGAGTCCGAGGCGTACCGCGCGCACTTCCACAAGGCGCCGGTGATTTGCCTGAGCGTGTCGAGCACCAAGACGTATCACCGCACCGACAATCACCACCCGGTGCTGGGTGTCGAGTATCGCCAGGATGAATACTCGCTGACCGACGATTACTTCCGCGAGATGGGCCTGACCGTGCGCTACTTCATGCCGCCGGGCAGTGTCGCGCCGCTGGCGTTCTATTTCTCGGGCGATCTGTTGGGTGATTACACGGCGCTGGAGCTGATCAGCACCATCAGCACCATGGACACGTTCCAGAAGATCTACCGGCCGGAAATCTACAACGCCAACTCGGCTGCCGCCGCCTCGTACCAGCCGAGCCTGCGCCATGAGGACTATTCCCTGACCCGTATCGTCTACGACCGGGAAGAGCGCAGCCGCCTGGCCACCGAGCAGGGGCGCTTCGCCGAAGAGCATTTCATCAAGCCGTATGGCCCTGTGCTGCAGCAGTGGGCTGCGAACTACGCGCGTTGA
- a CDS encoding TetR/AcrR family transcriptional regulator: MSSQSRNQDDSASPRRRLSREERLRQLLDVSWRVIGQEGTDALTLGHLAERAAIAKPVVYDHFRTRNGLLSALYEDFDVRQTALIDAAIAASGPSLEDKAEVIASSYVDCVLSQGREIPGVLAALDGSPELAAVKRRYQQAFIDKCRRLLAPYAGSQGVSQAGLWAMLGAAEALSHAAVIGDIAQAQASDELRETVLAMVARSR, translated from the coding sequence ATGTCAAGCCAATCCCGGAACCAGGACGATTCGGCATCGCCGCGCCGGCGACTGTCTCGCGAAGAGCGACTGCGACAACTGCTGGACGTGTCATGGCGGGTCATTGGCCAGGAAGGCACCGATGCCCTGACCCTCGGCCACTTGGCCGAACGGGCGGCGATCGCCAAGCCGGTGGTCTACGACCATTTCCGCACTCGCAATGGCCTGCTGTCGGCCCTGTATGAAGATTTCGATGTGCGCCAGACCGCCTTGATCGATGCCGCCATCGCCGCCAGCGGGCCGAGTCTGGAAGACAAGGCCGAAGTGATCGCCAGCAGCTACGTCGACTGCGTGCTGAGCCAGGGTCGGGAGATTCCGGGTGTATTGGCCGCCCTCGATGGCTCACCCGAGCTGGCGGCGGTGAAGCGCCGCTATCAGCAGGCGTTCATCGATAAGTGCCGTCGACTGCTTGCGCCTTACGCCGGCTCACAAGGCGTGTCACAGGCGGGGTTGTGGGCGATGCTCGGGGCCGCCGAGGCGTTGTCCCATGCGGCGGTCATTGGCGACATCGCTCAGGCGCAGGCCAGTGACGAGCTGCGCGAAACGGTGTTGGCCATGGTCGCGCGTAGCCGCTGA
- a CDS encoding sigma-70 family RNA polymerase sigma factor has translation MDRPSTSAADDIAQLYAGHHHWLVAWLRRRLHCPHQASDFAHDTFYRLLSAGRYETPREPRAFLATVARRILIDNGRRLRLEQAYREALEQSLEHTEQAFAPEHILEAIELLERIDRALVRMKPRVRESFILRHLEGLSQEDIARHHGVTVRTVQADLVEAMLACDAAMQVHDA, from the coding sequence ATGGATCGACCCTCCACTTCCGCTGCCGACGACATCGCCCAGCTCTACGCCGGCCACCACCATTGGCTGGTGGCCTGGCTGCGGCGGCGTCTGCATTGCCCGCACCAGGCATCGGACTTCGCCCATGACACCTTCTACCGCCTGCTCAGCGCCGGACGCTACGAAACACCGCGGGAGCCGCGAGCGTTTCTCGCCACCGTCGCCCGGCGCATCCTCATCGACAACGGTCGCCGGCTGCGCCTGGAGCAGGCCTACCGGGAAGCTCTGGAACAGAGCCTGGAACACACCGAGCAGGCCTTCGCTCCGGAACACATCCTCGAAGCCATCGAACTGCTCGAACGTATCGACCGCGCCCTGGTACGGATGAAGCCACGGGTGCGTGAGAGCTTCATCCTGCGCCACCTGGAAGGTCTCAGCCAGGAAGACATCGCACGCCACCATGGCGTCACGGTGCGCACCGTGCAGGCCGACCTGGTCGAGGCCATGCTCGCCTGCGACGCGGCCATGCAGGTGCACGATGCCTGA